One genomic region from bacterium encodes:
- a CDS encoding glycoside hydrolase family 9 protein, protein MHRFLHGLAGLVLAVLAPELPAADLIRIQPVTDKILVLYFSEGHIDYFGIGQERARGNRVYYSRLDTDAAAVFSNYTITSPDDIRYQTGRGPVALGRKSKGESFNDLYAAPMPKVLMAHWIYLELPFNMIQGSTYTVKLHGLASNVNTYTFLFDAFSLRSPAIHLNQIGMVPEAPKYAYLSQWMGSFNTPDHPAGALNLDRYYYAPFHLVRTSDNAIVFSGSVNRHRLKTAADFSSMTFSDKNYTRADVWQCDFSAFTTPGEYRLVVEKMGSSYPFEIGDDVYRQAYHYTSRALFTQRQGVNKEIEPGLIYPRDHRTEDGIVMKYYPDLKTEGNFDPNKGKGNVTGVWGWYHDAGDWDTYPDHYVVPMTLLALFDLKPENFGDGDVGARYQTDAGTPWIDEGKNGLPDVLDEAMWLIKYYKRTREALIAQGYSTGGIPGYAGVDAGAESGTASWQDKRVMALKGADSVLMAYRYAACAAYLGIDLDRFAGGLHPASASWIGEAKTAYAWAHAQNQDADDDINRSRMMAAAALYRSTGIPTYQEDFRGCKARDNGWKSFLWYMINPWHHAALIFGRIPDGHPGLDRALRQECIDDLVAMADKETVQTAGDRGFRYGASRSIMHMLGSLSTPRLFLAAVAFEFTGEKKFLDACYTTCDYCLGGNQLDLVRISGLGENPERQPFHCDSWYLTDYNSMVYDNPILPGYVIYDMHYTGDWMSGESWTWIGDEDYSRSTAYPAIADFPDGEARFPNRWSIAGSEFTIQQTQCQAIFAYGYLCGPHAGIYTPNTRPEVALNLAGDSTVRLDSTLLLSVKASEDVRRVEYYYDYHFIGESVDKAHDFAFAWNLADYKILRGRRLITARAFDDLGMESRPTEAGQRSIFCDEASAVKKAESGSLRFELRSCYPNPVNPVTRIPFSLAVPGPARLSLCNLLGEQVAILADGLMAAGAHEVAFDASRLPSGVYFYTLQQEARQQVRKLLVLR, encoded by the coding sequence ATGCACAGGTTTCTGCATGGCCTGGCCGGCCTGGTGCTTGCTGTTCTGGCGCCGGAACTCCCGGCAGCCGATCTGATCCGCATTCAGCCGGTGACGGACAAAATCCTGGTGCTCTATTTCTCCGAAGGGCACATCGATTACTTCGGCATCGGCCAGGAGCGCGCCCGGGGCAACCGCGTCTATTATTCACGACTGGACACCGATGCTGCCGCCGTCTTTTCCAACTATACCATCACCAGCCCCGACGATATCCGCTACCAGACGGGCCGGGGACCGGTTGCACTAGGGCGCAAGTCCAAGGGCGAATCCTTCAACGATCTCTATGCCGCGCCGATGCCCAAGGTGCTGATGGCCCACTGGATTTATCTCGAGCTTCCCTTCAACATGATTCAGGGCAGCACCTACACGGTCAAGCTGCACGGCCTCGCATCGAATGTCAATACCTATACCTTTCTCTTCGACGCCTTCTCTCTGCGCTCGCCCGCGATTCATCTCAACCAGATCGGCATGGTCCCGGAGGCGCCCAAGTACGCCTACCTTTCCCAGTGGATGGGCTCCTTCAACACGCCCGATCATCCCGCCGGTGCGCTCAATCTCGACCGCTATTACTACGCCCCCTTTCACCTCGTGCGGACCTCGGACAACGCCATTGTCTTCTCCGGCTCGGTCAACCGGCACCGCCTCAAGACGGCCGCTGATTTCTCCAGCATGACCTTCAGTGATAAAAACTACACCCGCGCCGACGTCTGGCAGTGCGATTTCTCCGCATTCACCACGCCCGGAGAATACCGCCTCGTCGTCGAAAAAATGGGCTCATCGTATCCCTTCGAGATCGGCGATGATGTCTACCGCCAGGCCTATCACTACACCTCGCGGGCGCTTTTCACCCAGCGGCAGGGAGTTAACAAGGAGATCGAACCGGGCCTGATCTATCCCCGCGACCACCGCACCGAGGACGGGATCGTGATGAAGTACTATCCCGATCTCAAGACGGAAGGCAACTTTGACCCGAACAAGGGCAAAGGTAACGTCACCGGGGTCTGGGGCTGGTATCATGATGCCGGTGACTGGGACACCTATCCCGACCACTATGTTGTCCCGATGACCCTGCTGGCGCTTTTTGATTTGAAACCGGAGAATTTCGGCGACGGCGATGTCGGGGCCAGATATCAGACCGATGCCGGCACGCCCTGGATCGATGAAGGAAAAAACGGCCTCCCCGATGTGCTCGATGAGGCGATGTGGCTGATCAAATACTACAAGCGGACCCGCGAGGCACTGATCGCCCAGGGCTACTCCACCGGGGGGATACCCGGCTATGCGGGAGTGGATGCCGGCGCCGAAAGCGGCACCGCCTCCTGGCAGGACAAGCGCGTCATGGCCCTGAAGGGGGCGGATTCGGTGCTGATGGCCTACCGCTATGCTGCCTGCGCCGCCTATCTCGGCATCGATTTGGATCGATTCGCCGGGGGCCTGCATCCGGCAAGCGCGAGCTGGATCGGCGAGGCGAAAACCGCCTATGCCTGGGCGCATGCGCAAAATCAGGATGCCGATGACGATATCAACCGCAGCCGGATGATGGCCGCCGCCGCACTCTACCGCTCTACCGGCATCCCGACCTATCAGGAGGATTTCCGCGGCTGCAAGGCCCGGGATAACGGCTGGAAATCGTTCCTCTGGTACATGATCAATCCTTGGCACCATGCCGCGCTGATTTTCGGTCGCATCCCGGATGGCCATCCGGGCCTCGACCGGGCGCTGCGGCAGGAGTGCATCGATGACCTCGTCGCGATGGCCGACAAGGAGACGGTGCAGACCGCCGGCGACCGTGGCTTCCGCTACGGCGCCTCGCGCAGCATTATGCACATGCTTGGCTCGCTCAGCACCCCCAGGCTCTTTCTGGCGGCGGTCGCTTTTGAATTTACCGGCGAAAAAAAGTTCCTCGATGCCTGCTACACCACCTGCGATTACTGCCTCGGCGGCAACCAGCTTGATCTGGTCCGAATCAGCGGCCTGGGCGAGAATCCCGAACGGCAGCCCTTCCACTGCGACTCCTGGTATCTGACCGATTACAACAGTATGGTCTACGACAACCCGATTCTGCCCGGGTATGTGATCTACGACATGCATTATACTGGCGACTGGATGTCGGGGGAGAGCTGGACCTGGATCGGCGACGAGGATTACTCGCGCTCCACGGCCTACCCGGCGATCGCCGATTTTCCCGATGGTGAGGCGCGCTTTCCCAACCGCTGGAGCATCGCCGGCAGCGAGTTCACGATCCAGCAGACCCAGTGCCAGGCCATCTTCGCTTATGGCTATCTCTGCGGTCCGCACGCCGGGATCTATACGCCCAACACGCGGCCGGAGGTCGCGCTGAATCTGGCCGGCGATAGCACCGTCCGTCTGGACAGCACGCTGCTGCTCTCGGTCAAGGCTTCGGAGGATGTGCGCCGCGTCGAGTATTATTACGACTATCATTTCATCGGTGAGAGCGTCGACAAGGCCCACGATTTCGCCTTCGCCTGGAACCTGGCCGACTATAAAATCCTGCGCGGTCGACGCCTGATCACCGCCAGGGCTTTTGACGATCTGGGGATGGAATCCAGACCGACGGAGGCGGGGCAACGCTCCATTTTTTGCGATGAGGCCTCGGCGGTCAAAAAGGCGGAATCCGGCTCCCTGCGGTTCGAGTTGAGGAGCTGCTATCCCAATCCGGTCAATCCCGTCACCCGCATTCCCTTCAGCCTGGCGGTTCCGGGACCGGCGCGGCTGTCGCTCTGCAACCTTTTAGGAGAGCAAGTCGCCATCCTTGCTGATGGTCTCATGGCGGCGGGCGCGCACGAGGTCGCCTTCGATGCCTCCCGGCTCCCCTCGGGGGTCTATTTCTATACCTTGCAGCAGGAGGCACGGCAGCAGGTCCGCAAGCTGCTGGTGCTCAGATAG